One Brassica napus cultivar Da-Ae chromosome C4, Da-Ae, whole genome shotgun sequence genomic region harbors:
- the LOC106396344 gene encoding receptor-like serine/threonine-protein kinase NCRK, which produces MKMKVETALVILSVLISIQLCYGGASNWTCTCFSSGNKTDILESNCSTSCNCRPAERDQWVCLCPANGFPIISGTGSNSSCFTACNCSAGPLKKQSLSRKLLLVTLIFCVAVTSVAFLASMFYYIYRRTSNVSGQSPSVSSDRESSWHSSSNLIARKSSISQPKISITSSLSGCFFQNASLFCVSKPETIHGMIFQFSYGELEQATNKFSSNNVIGHGGSSCVYRGQLKDGKTAAIKRLNAPKGNDNDTLFSTEVELLSRLHHYHVVPLIGYCSEFHGKHAERLLVFEYMSYGNLRDCLDGELGEKMTWNIRISLALGAARGLEYLHEAAAPRILHRDVKSTNILLDENWHAKITDLGMAKCLSSDGLQSGSSSPTMGLQGTFGYFAPEYAIAGCASPMSDVFSFGVVLLELITGRKPIQKPSNNKGEESLVIWAMPRLQDSKRVIEELPDPRLNGKFAEEEMQIMAYLAKECLLLEPEARPTMREVVQILSTIMPDTSRRRNFPINHLFPSNEKKKESKVGWSRGGSRTAKEEESVDLTEPRFESFCLPNVKPVLLEPSAHI; this is translated from the exons ATGAAGATGAAAGTGGAAACCGCACTTGTGATTCTCTCAGTCCTCATATCCATTCAGCTATGTTATGGAG GTGCTAGCAACTGGACGTGCACGTGCTTCTCTTCAGGCAACAAAACTGATATCTTGGAATCTAACTGTTCCACATCATGCAACTGCAGACCAG CGGAGAGAGACCAATGGGTATGCTTGTGTCCGGCAAATGGATTTCCAATAATATCCGGTACCGGTTCCAACTCTTCATGCTTCACTGCTTGCAACTGCTCTGCTG GACCTTTGAAGAAGCAATCTTTATCAAGGAAACTCCTTCTCGTCACACTAATCTTCTGCGTCGCAGTTACTTCAGTAGCCTTCCTTGCCTCCATGTTTTACTACATTTATCGAAGGACCAGCAATGTTTCTGGACAAAGCCCTTCAGTCTCTTCAGACAGAGAATCTAGCTGGCACAGCTCTTCCAACTTAATAGCCCGTAAAAGCTCCATCTCACAACCCAAGATCAGCATCACCTCCTCACTCTCGGGATGTTTCTTTCAGAATGCTTCTTTGTTTTGTGTGAGTAAACCGGAAACAATCCACGGGATGATCTTCCAGTTCTCATACGGAGAGCTAGAGCAAGCGACCAATAAATTCTCCAGCAACAACGTTATAGGACACGGAGGAAGTAGCTGCGTTTACCGTGGACAGCTCAAAGACGGTAAAACCGCTGCGATCAAACGCTTAAATGCTCCTAAAGGAAACGACAACGACACTCTATTCTCAACAGAA gttGAGTTGTTATCAAGACTCCATCATTACCATGTGGTTCCATTGATTGGATACTGTTCGGAGTTTCACGGCAAGCATGCGGAGAGGCTTCTGGTTTTTGAGTACATGTCTTACGGGAATCTGAGAGACTGCTTGGATGGAGAGCTGGGAGAGAAGATGACGTGGAACATCAGAATCTCTCTCGCTCTTGGAGCTGCAAGAGGGCTCGAGTATCTCCACGAAGCTGCTGCTCCAAGAATCTTGCACAGAGATGTTAAATCCACTAACATCCTCCTCGATGAGAATTGGCATGCTAAA ATAACAGATCTTGGGATGGCTAAGTGTTTGAGCAGCGACGGTTTACAGAGCGGTTCAAGCTCTCCAACAATGGGACTGCAAGGAACGTTTGGCTACTTTGCACCTGAATACGCTATTGCAGGATGTGCTTCACCTATGTCAGATGTGTTCAGCTTCGGTGTTGTTCTACTCGAGCTTATAACCGGTAGAAAACCGATACAGAAGCCTAGCAACAACAAAGGAGAAGAAAGTCTTGTTATTTGG GCTATGCCGCGTTTACAAGACAGTAAGAGGGTGATTGAGGAGCTGCCTGATCCCAGGCTTAACGGAAAGTTTGCTGAAGAAGAGATGCAGATAATGGCGTATCTTGCTAAAGAGTGCTTGCTTCTGGAGCCAGAAGCTAGGCCAACAATGAGAGAAGTTGTTCAGATTCTTTCTACCATCATGCCAGACACTTCCAGACGTAGAAACTTCCCCATCAATCATCTTTTTCCG AGtaatgagaagaagaaagaaagcaaAGTAGGATGGTCAAGAGGTGGGAGCAGGACTGCAAAGGAAGAGGAGTCAGTGGATCTGACTGAGCCACGGTTCGAGTCCTTCTGCCTGCCGAATGTTAAGCCGGTCTTGCTTGAACCATCTGCACATATTTAA
- the LOC106396343 gene encoding helicase protein MOM1 isoform X1, with the protein MMASTAENEAIVHSTSPQILTTSAAEDQVCDAEMLPVPEDYMTTTTSHDADTVLDQEFVVPFPDPASTLDIHGPARSDQSVQVNHSEAVHENGVQPPNISHGAPLPMGHNPPRHLFSDPYEYELEKIRIEEENLKKSVEEATSQLMAELDRKMAEARSEFDKETQEFDAKVMEVDARMGLVRTGSLLGNAFVSKCSERSASNDLAAVRAAMISQHSTQQQQAVQTNTQMSSTAPPRVRPQQESTRLSTSAPPRPSVVSVDDDPVPNSSAPLPHLPRRTTTTQTSPVTQQTVQAHTHVNSTAPTPPSVTSVEPQTPNSSGPLHHLPRPTTQPSPMSQQTVHVNSTAPTPPPVTAVEPQTPNHLRPLARFPQPSLASQQAVSQSNTNVNSSTPLPRPSAITEGLPLHSPLSNTPRPRPRPVISNVTPPSSSSPPVRGPAPHILRASAPHLARRPAPHLRQYGSFPAPTSAAAAPTTHPRRSVQEQEQQQQQQGKSNGGLVNLSDED; encoded by the exons ATGATGGCTTCGACGGCGGAGAATGAGGCCATTGTACATAGTACTTCTCCTCAGATTTTGACCACTTCTGCTGCTGAAGATCAGGTTTGTGACGCAGAGATGCTACCTGTTCCTGAAGATTAtatgacaacaacaacaagtcaTGATGCTGATACCGTTTTGGACCAAGAGTTCGTGGTTCCTTTCCCAGACCCTGCCTCTACGTTAGACATTCATGGTCCTGCCAGATCAGATCAG AGTGTTCAAG TTAACCATTCAGAGGCTGTTCATGAAAACGGTGTTCAGCCTCCTAACATCTCACATGGCGCACCTCTTCCTATGGGACACAATCCTCCGAGGCATTTGTTTAGTGACCCGTATGAGTACGAACTTGAGAAGATACGCATAGAAGAAGAGAACTTAAAGAAGAGCGTTGAAGAAGCA ACATCACAGCTAATGGCTGAGCTGGATAGGAAGATGGCTGAAGCACGGAGCGAGTTTGATAAGGAAACACAAGAGTTCGATGCCAAAGTGATGGAGGTAGATGCCCGTATGGGTCTTGTTCGAACGGGCAGTCTTTTGGGGAACGCTTTCGTGTCTAAATGTTCAGAGAGGAGTGCATCCAATGATCTTGCAGCTGTAAGAG CAGCTATGATCTCTCAACATTCAACTCAGCAGCAACAAGCGGTTCAAACAAACACACAGATGAGTTCAACCGCTCCTCCAAGAGTGAGACCTCAACAAGAAAGCACACGACTGAGTACTAGTGCTCCTCCTCGACCCTCAGTCGTATCAGTGGATGATGACCCAGTCCCAAACTCATCAGCTCCTCTTCCTCATCTTCCCCGCCGCACCACCACGACTCAAACAAGTCCGGTGACTCAGCAAACAGTACAAGCACACACGCATGTGAACTCAACAGCTCCTACTCCACCTTCAGTCACATCAGTGGAACCTCAAACACCAAACTCATCTggtcctcttcatcatctccctCGCCCCACGACTCAACCAAGTCCGATGTCTCAGCAAACAGTACATGTGAACTCAACCGCTCCTACTCCACCTCCAGTCACAGCAGTGGAACCTCAAACACCAAATCATTTACGTCCTCTTGCGCGCTTCCCTCAACCAAGTCTGGCATCTCAGCAAGCTGTTTCGCAATCAAACACAAACGTGAATTCATCAACACCTCTTCCTCGACCCTCAGCGATAACAGAAGGTCTTCCTTTGCATTCGCCGCTCTCAAACACGCCTAGGCCAAGACCGCGTCCTGTAATCTCCAACGTGactcctccatcttcttcttctccaccagTGCGTGGCCCGGCGCCTCATATATTGCGTGCCTCGGCTCCCCACTTGGCTCGGAGACCGGCGCCTCATCTAAGGCAATATGGATCATTTCCAGCTCCCACGTCTGCTGCTGCTGCACCAACAACACATCCAAGAAGGTCGGTTCAAGAACaagagcagcagcagcagcaacaaggGAAGTCAAATGGTGGTTTGGTTAATCTTTCAGATGAGGACTAG
- the LOC106396343 gene encoding helicase protein MOM1 isoform X2, with the protein MMASTAENEAIVHSTSPQILTTSAAEDQVCDAEMLPVPEDYMTTTTSHDADTVLDQEFVVPFPDPASTLDIHGPARSDQSVQVNHSEAVHENGVQPPNISHGAPLPMGHNPPRHLFSDPYEYELEKIRIEEENLKKSVEEATSQLMAELDRKMAEARSEFDKETQEFDAKVMEVDARMGLVRTGSLLGNAFVSKCSERSASNDLAAVRAMISQHSTQQQQAVQTNTQMSSTAPPRVRPQQESTRLSTSAPPRPSVVSVDDDPVPNSSAPLPHLPRRTTTTQTSPVTQQTVQAHTHVNSTAPTPPSVTSVEPQTPNSSGPLHHLPRPTTQPSPMSQQTVHVNSTAPTPPPVTAVEPQTPNHLRPLARFPQPSLASQQAVSQSNTNVNSSTPLPRPSAITEGLPLHSPLSNTPRPRPRPVISNVTPPSSSSPPVRGPAPHILRASAPHLARRPAPHLRQYGSFPAPTSAAAAPTTHPRRSVQEQEQQQQQQGKSNGGLVNLSDED; encoded by the exons ATGATGGCTTCGACGGCGGAGAATGAGGCCATTGTACATAGTACTTCTCCTCAGATTTTGACCACTTCTGCTGCTGAAGATCAGGTTTGTGACGCAGAGATGCTACCTGTTCCTGAAGATTAtatgacaacaacaacaagtcaTGATGCTGATACCGTTTTGGACCAAGAGTTCGTGGTTCCTTTCCCAGACCCTGCCTCTACGTTAGACATTCATGGTCCTGCCAGATCAGATCAG AGTGTTCAAG TTAACCATTCAGAGGCTGTTCATGAAAACGGTGTTCAGCCTCCTAACATCTCACATGGCGCACCTCTTCCTATGGGACACAATCCTCCGAGGCATTTGTTTAGTGACCCGTATGAGTACGAACTTGAGAAGATACGCATAGAAGAAGAGAACTTAAAGAAGAGCGTTGAAGAAGCA ACATCACAGCTAATGGCTGAGCTGGATAGGAAGATGGCTGAAGCACGGAGCGAGTTTGATAAGGAAACACAAGAGTTCGATGCCAAAGTGATGGAGGTAGATGCCCGTATGGGTCTTGTTCGAACGGGCAGTCTTTTGGGGAACGCTTTCGTGTCTAAATGTTCAGAGAGGAGTGCATCCAATGATCTTGCAGCTGTAAGAG CTATGATCTCTCAACATTCAACTCAGCAGCAACAAGCGGTTCAAACAAACACACAGATGAGTTCAACCGCTCCTCCAAGAGTGAGACCTCAACAAGAAAGCACACGACTGAGTACTAGTGCTCCTCCTCGACCCTCAGTCGTATCAGTGGATGATGACCCAGTCCCAAACTCATCAGCTCCTCTTCCTCATCTTCCCCGCCGCACCACCACGACTCAAACAAGTCCGGTGACTCAGCAAACAGTACAAGCACACACGCATGTGAACTCAACAGCTCCTACTCCACCTTCAGTCACATCAGTGGAACCTCAAACACCAAACTCATCTggtcctcttcatcatctccctCGCCCCACGACTCAACCAAGTCCGATGTCTCAGCAAACAGTACATGTGAACTCAACCGCTCCTACTCCACCTCCAGTCACAGCAGTGGAACCTCAAACACCAAATCATTTACGTCCTCTTGCGCGCTTCCCTCAACCAAGTCTGGCATCTCAGCAAGCTGTTTCGCAATCAAACACAAACGTGAATTCATCAACACCTCTTCCTCGACCCTCAGCGATAACAGAAGGTCTTCCTTTGCATTCGCCGCTCTCAAACACGCCTAGGCCAAGACCGCGTCCTGTAATCTCCAACGTGactcctccatcttcttcttctccaccagTGCGTGGCCCGGCGCCTCATATATTGCGTGCCTCGGCTCCCCACTTGGCTCGGAGACCGGCGCCTCATCTAAGGCAATATGGATCATTTCCAGCTCCCACGTCTGCTGCTGCTGCACCAACAACACATCCAAGAAGGTCGGTTCAAGAACaagagcagcagcagcagcaacaaggGAAGTCAAATGGTGGTTTGGTTAATCTTTCAGATGAGGACTAG